In Triplophysa rosa linkage group LG7, Trosa_1v2, whole genome shotgun sequence, the following proteins share a genomic window:
- the LOC130556974 gene encoding aurora kinase A-B-like has product MFFTTIHVTGSFFSETPIHGLSSSAKKAWSLENFDIGRALGKGKFGSVYLARERQTKFILALKVLFKKQLEKAGVEHQLRREVEIQSHLRHPNILRLYGYFHDAARVYLILEFAPKGELYGELQRCGTFDDQRSATYIMELADALNYCHSKNVIHRDIKPENLLLGANGELKIADFGWSVHTPSSRRSTLCGTLDYLPPEMIEGKTHDEKVDLWSLGVLCYEFLVGRPPFETKTHEETYRKISRVEFTYPAHVSEGSRDLINRLLKHNPMHRLPIQQVLVHPWVVENSVKKPITHTADK; this is encoded by the exons ATGTTTTTCACTACAATCCATGTTACTGGTTCCTTTTTTTCAGAAACGCCTATCCATGGACTATCCAGTAGTGCAAA AAAAGCCTGGAGTTTAGAGAACTTTGATATCGGACGAGCTCTCGGCAAAGGCAAGTTTGGGAGCGTGTATCTGGCCAGGGAACGTCAGACCAAGTTTATTCTGGCTCTGAAGGTTCTGTTCAAAAAGCAGCTGGAGAAAGCAGGCGTAGAGCATCAGCTCCGGAGGGAGGTGGAGATCCAGTCTCATCTCAG ACATCCCAACATCCTGCGTCTCTATGGTTACTTTCACGACGCTGCTCGTGTCTATCTCATCTTGGAGTTTGCCCCAAAAGGAGAGCTGTATGGTGAGCTCCAGCGCTGCGGCACCTTTGATGATCAGCGCAGTGCCACG TATATAATGGAGCTCGCTGATGCTCTGAACTACTGCCACTCAAAGAACGTCATCCACAGAGACATTAAACCTGAGAACCTGCTGCTGGGAGCCAATGGGGAGCTGAAGATTGCAGACTTTGGTTGGTCTGTCCACACTCCGTCCTCAAG GAGGTCGACACTCTGTGGGACGCTGGATTATCTTCCTCCAGAGATGATCGAAGGCAAAACTCACGATGAAAAAGTGGATCTGTGGAGTCTGGGTGTTCTTTGCTATGAGTTTCTGGTTGGTCGGCCACCTTTTGAAACTAAGACCCACGAAGAGACGTACCGCAAGATTTCCAGG GTGGAATTTACATATCCAGCTCATGTGAGCGAAGGCAGCAGAGATCTGATCAATAGACTACTAAAGCACAACCCAATGCACAGACTTCCCATCCAGCAAGTCCTGGTTCATCCCTGGGTTGTGGAGAACTCCGTCAAAAAGCCGATCACCCACACAGCCGACAAGTGA
- the LOC130556873 gene encoding aurora kinase C-like: MDSTPRTNSSRDVTLKVQRPENEKICASGPKRVPVTHSSRKPVPTPHARVLGTQGVQQPASQQKPAGPSVPVKTPCPGDQNINPDHLKTQTQHKSIQSQPKPNSTNSVPAAEPRKQENPQQTPTHGPSSSAKKAWSLENFDIGRALGKGKFGSVYLARERQTKFILALKVLFKKQLEKAGVEHQLRREVEIQSHLRHPNILRLYGYFHDAARVYLILEFAPKGELYGELQRCGTFDDQRSATYIMELADALNYCHSKNVIHRDIKPENLLLGANGELKIADFGWSVHTPSSRRSTLCGTLDYLPPEMIEGKTHDEKVDLWSLGVLCYEFLVGRPPFETKTHEETYRKISRVEFTYPAHVSEGSRDLINRLLKHNPMHRLPIQQVLVHPWVVENSVKKPITHTADK; the protein is encoded by the exons ATGGACTCTACTCCAAGAACTAATTCAAGCAGAGATGTAACGTTAAAGGTTCAGCgacctgaaaatgaaaag ATTTGTGCCAGCGGGCCCAAAAGAGTTCCAGTGACTCACAGCAGCCGGAAGCCCGTGCCCACTCCTCACGCGCGTGTTTTGGGTACGCAGGGGGTTCAGCAACCTGCAAGTCAGCAGAAACCTGCTGGGCCATCGGTCCCTGTGAAAACTCCGTGCCCCGGAGACCAGAACATCAACCCTGACCATCTTAAAACACAGACGCAACATAAATCAATACAGAGCCAACCCAAGCCAAACTCCACCAACAGTGTTCCTGCAGCCGAACCCAGAAAACAGGAGAATCCTCAAC AAACGCCTACCCATGGACCATCCAGTAGTGCAaa AAAAGCCTGGAGTTTAGAGAACTTTGATATCGGACGAGCTCTCGGCAAAGGCAAGTTTGGGAGCGTGTATCTGGCCAGGGAACGTCAGACCAAGTTTATTCTGGCTCTGAAGGTTCTGTTCAAAAAGCAGCTGGAGAAAGCAGGCGTAGAGCATCAGCTCCGGAGGGAGGTGGAGATCCAGTCTCATCTCAG ACATCCCAACATCCTGCGTCTCTATGGTTACTTTCACGACGCTGCTCGTGTCTATCTCATCTTGGAGTTTGCCCCAAAAGGAGAGCTGTATGGTGAGCTCCAGCGCTGCGGCACCTTTGATGATCAGCGCAGTGCCACG TATATAATGGAGCTCGCTGATGCTCTGAACTACTGCCACTCAAAGAACGTCATCCACAGAGACATTAAACCTGAGAACCTGCTGCTGGGAGCCAATGGGGAGCTGAAGATTGCAGACTTTGGTTGGTCTGTCCACACTCCGTCCTCAAG GAGGTCGACACTCTGTGGGACGCTGGATTATCTTCCTCCAGAGATGATCGAAGGCAAAACTCACGATGAAAAAGTGGATCTGTGGAGTCTGGGTGTTCTTTGCTATGAGTTTCTGGTTGGTCGGCCACCTTTTGAAACTAAGACCCACGAAGAGACGTACCGCAAGATTTCCAGG GTGGAATTTACATATCCAGCTCATGTGAGCGAAGGCAGCAGAGATCTGATCAATAGACTACTAAAGCACAACCCAATGCACAGACTTCCCATCCAGCAAGTCCTGGTTCATCCCTGGGTTGTGGAGAACTCCGTCAAAAAGCCGATCACCCACACAGCCGACAAGTGA
- the prelid3b gene encoding PRELI domain containing protein 3B: MKIWTSEHVFNHPWETVTKAAMQKYPNPMNPSVFGVDVLDRNVDQQGRLHSKRLLSTEWGLPSLVRSIIGNARTCTYIQEHSVVDPKEKTFELQSTNITFTNMVSVDERLIYRPHPEDPEKTMLTQEAIISVKGVSLSSYLEGLMASTISTNAGKGREAMEWVIRRLNTEIEEFAITARGTIRTPMAAAVAEK; this comes from the exons atgaaaatctggacgtcagaACACGTTTTCAA TCATCCATGGGAGACCGTGACCAAAGCTGCTATGCAGAAGTACCCAAACCCCATGAACCCTAGTGTGTTTGGAGTGGATGTGTTGGACCGTAACGTTGACCAGCAAGGACGCCTGCACAGCAAGAGACTGCTCAGCACAGAATGGGGCCTGCCCTCTTTAGTTAGATCG ATAATTGGTAATGCACGAACATGTACATACATCCAAGAGCACTCCGTAGTCGACCCCAAAGAGAAAACCTTTGAACTTCAGTCAACCAAT ATCACCTTCACTAACATGGTGTCTGTGGATGAAAGGCTCATATACAGACCGCACCCAGAGGACCCAGAAAA GACGATGCTTACGCAGGAGGCCATCATATCTGTTAAAGGTGTCAGTCTCAGCAGCTATCTGGAGGGACTCATGGCATCCACTATCTCAACCAATGCAGGAAAG GGTAGGGAGGCAATGGAATGGGTGATCAGACGGTTGAACACAGAAATCGAGGAGTTTGCCATCACGGCGAGAGGAACCATTCGCACACCTATGGCCGCCGCGGTCGCAGAGAAATGA